The Sulfurimonas sp. HSL3-2 genome segment ACCGAACTGAGCTTTTGCTCCGCTGTTTTTCGCTTCTTCGATATCCATCTCTTTTGTCACACCTGCGATAGAGTGCATGATCTGGAAGTTTACCATCTCCTCGATCTGTGCTATCTCATCAGCAGTAAGTGCTTTTGGATGTGAAAAGTCGAATCTTAAACGTGTCGCTTCTACAAGTGAACCCGCTTGAGATATATGTGATCCAAGAGTCTCGTAAAGCGCTGCGTGAAGCAGGTGAGTCGCAGAGTGGTGTTTTGTCACTTCGCCTCTTGATACATCGACTACGGCTTCAACTGTATCGCCTACATGTAAAGTGTTTGTTAATTCGATATGGCTTAAGATCAGTCCATGGAACTTTTTCGTGTCAAGTACGTTCGCATAACCCTTTAGCGTACCGATGTCTCCCGCTTGTCCACCGCTTTGCGCATAAAACGGAGAGTTGTCTAGAAGTACCCAGCCAGTGTGTGTCGCATGGATCTGCTCGACGTTTACAAAATCTTCACTAAGCAGTGCCAGGACTTTTGAACTGTATGAACGGTTCTCATATCCGACGAAACTGTTTTCTCCGAACTTCTCTAAAAGCGTTTTAAAGTCTCCCGCAGCATGTTCGTCTCCACTGCCTTTCCAAGCAGCTTTTGCGCGAGTTCTCTGCTCATCCATAAGAGAGTCAAAAGTTTCGACGTCAAGTTTAAGATGTTTCTCTTTTAACATATCTTCAGTAAGGTCAAGAGGGAAACCGAAAGTATCGTAAAGTTTAAATGCGACCTCTCCGCTAAAAATCTCTTTTGTGTTCTTTAACTCTTCGTTGAAAAGCTCTATCCCGGACTCGATAGTCTTAAAGAATCTTGCTTCTTCAAGTTCTATCTGCTCTTTTACGGCATCGGCTTTTTCAGCTAAGTAGCCATACTCTTTACCCATGATAGAGATAAGCGTATCGACAAGTTTGTACATAAACGGTTTTTTAAATCCTAAAAGGTACCCGTGGCGGACACCGCGGCGCAGGATTCTACGAAGCACATAACCGCGTCCCTCATTTGAGAAGTTTGTACCCTGAGCAAGCAGGAATGTCGCAGTACGGATATGGTCTGCGATAACTCTAAAAGACGCACCGCTTGCATAGACATACTCTTTACCTATCATCTGTGAGACCTGATTGATAAGAGGCATGAAAAGTGATGAACCGTAGTTGCTTGTCGCACCTTCAGTGATCGCGACAACACGCTCTAATCCCATACCTGTGTCGATAGACGGTTTTGGAAGAGGGTGAAGTTCCCCTTTTGCATTACGCTCATACTGCATGAAAACAAGGTTCCAGATCTCTAAGAATCTATCGCCTTCGCCGCCCATCTTGTCCTCAGGACCGTTAAAATGTTCTGCACCCTGATCGTAAAATATCTCGCTACACGGACCACACGGACCTGTATCTCCCATCTGCCAGAAGTTGTCATCATCGCCCAAACGCATGATACGCTCTTTTGCGATATGTTTTTGCCAGATAAGTTCAGCTTCGTCATCGCTTTCGTGAACCGTGACCCACAGCTTGTCTTTGTCTAGCTTTAGGACCTCTGTTATAAACTCCCATGCATAAGCTATAGCATCCTCTTTGAAGTAATCTCCGAAGCTGAAGTTTCCAAGCATCTCGAAAAAAGTATGGTGGCGTGCCGTATGTCCGACGTTTTCTAAGTCATTGTGTTTTCCACCTGCACGGACACATGTCTGGCATGATGTCGCACGAGGATTAGCCGGAACAGGGACTTCCCCTGTAAAGATCGATTTAAACGGAACCATACCGGCATTGTTAAACAGCAACGTCGCGTCATCCGGGACTAGAGGAGCACTCGCTACTCTTGCATGATTTTTTGATTCAAAAAATTTTAAAAACTCTTCTCTGATGTCCATAATAGTCATTCCACATGTAAAATTGCGCGATTATATCTTATTTGCAATTAATCTTTTATATAATA includes the following:
- the alaS gene encoding alanine--tRNA ligase; translation: MDIREEFLKFFESKNHARVASAPLVPDDATLLFNNAGMVPFKSIFTGEVPVPANPRATSCQTCVRAGGKHNDLENVGHTARHHTFFEMLGNFSFGDYFKEDAIAYAWEFITEVLKLDKDKLWVTVHESDDEAELIWQKHIAKERIMRLGDDDNFWQMGDTGPCGPCSEIFYDQGAEHFNGPEDKMGGEGDRFLEIWNLVFMQYERNAKGELHPLPKPSIDTGMGLERVVAITEGATSNYGSSLFMPLINQVSQMIGKEYVYASGASFRVIADHIRTATFLLAQGTNFSNEGRGYVLRRILRRGVRHGYLLGFKKPFMYKLVDTLISIMGKEYGYLAEKADAVKEQIELEEARFFKTIESGIELFNEELKNTKEIFSGEVAFKLYDTFGFPLDLTEDMLKEKHLKLDVETFDSLMDEQRTRAKAAWKGSGDEHAAGDFKTLLEKFGENSFVGYENRSYSSKVLALLSEDFVNVEQIHATHTGWVLLDNSPFYAQSGGQAGDIGTLKGYANVLDTKKFHGLILSHIELTNTLHVGDTVEAVVDVSRGEVTKHHSATHLLHAALYETLGSHISQAGSLVEATRLRFDFSHPKALTADEIAQIEEMVNFQIMHSIAGVTKEMDIEEAKNSGAKAQFGEKYGDRVRVVSFGDASVEFCGGTHVQNTTEIGTFIITKESGVSAGVRRIEAVCGNAAYNYLKAQRHTLNVAKESVKNQDLLAGIERLKEQVHTLKHELVEAHNASKEKIDVQMIGSTAVVIEQITAGDIKDRIDELKNQHESICAMLFQVKDDKVLIAAGIKNSGVKAGDWIKIVAPVLGGGGGGRPDFAQAGGKDVTKLPEAKEVANDFITKALS